ATGAACAACCTCTGTGCCTGGGGCACCCTGCTAGCTTCCCTGGAAGATGCAGTTTGCTGTGAGGTGGgaagcacagctggggggggggggcacactgcTCCCTCAATACCTGTATGGAACAGGTCTGAGGCTTACAGGGTGCTCTGAGCATGGAGCACCACTAGAAACAGAGTCTGAGCCACAATCTAAGCAGGTGGCTAAACCAATCTCTGCCTCTGAGGCTTGTATCCCCTAATGGAAGGGGAGATGAATTGCTGAATCTCTTGGCatcccctgttccctgggggCCACCTGACCAATGCATGGTTCCCCTCTCTCCTACATGGAGGTGTAACTCAAACAGGGAACCTTGCCCCAGCTCTATCTAAGGGCTAGAGCACGGGAGTAGGATTTGGCTGTCCagtctattcctgactctgcccctggcctGCCAGTGCCCTTCATGGTAGAGCCTCTCCCCAGGCTGTGAAATGAGGATGATGCATTGTCACCCTGTGATGGTCCCCAGGGACACTGCTGTTCAACAGGCCAGATTGATCCTGAATTCTCCAGCCTGTGGTGCCTCTTCCCCTGCCTGACTGCCAAATGGCCATTCCTGGTCTGCTCATGCTGCCTTCAGCATGTAAATTCATCCCCGCGAGTGCTCTTCCAGCCCCGCATGAACTACAGACAGGGCAACACCTGCAAGTTCTTAGCCCAGCCTTGTTCCCCAGACACCTGCACCTTTGCAGGGCTCAGTATCTTCTGGGACTCTGCAAGCTCCTGGCTCATTTGGTCATTCCAACACTGGGAAATGATGCATCATCATTATAACAAAAcagttccccccacacccactctgATCCAAACACCCTAAGATTCTGGGGGGTGGGTATAATCAGACAGGGAAGGCTCAGCCAGCCCCTCAGTTGCAGGGTTTTTGTGGGGAAGCTTTTTTGCTTTATGCCCCaggcaggttctggggtggctgAGAGTGGTATTTGCTACTCAGGTTCCTGGGTTCATCAGGAAACTCCAGGGAGTTTcctgatgaacccaggaatctGAATAGCAAATACCATTCTCTcagccaccccagaacccacatgCAGCCTAATGAAAAGCTGCTTTTCCCCCATGGTGGCTGCATGGCTATGGCTGGCCCAGGGCTCCTCCAGTGCTGAGCCCTGTCAGATCCCCAtgcaggatgggcaggggatCTCAGGTGCTCCAACTGCAGGGGGATGTGtagaaggggcagagctgggggggaggaggggctagcctcccctgGGGGGGCTCTGCCTACTATCCATGGACAAGAGGAAACCCCACAATAGATGTTAAGTGACAAGGCATGAAAtccagaattggttacaagagaaataaaaagaTTGGGGGGTGGGAGACCCAGCCTGGCCCCCCTTTAGTTCAGTGTCATCAGGTTCCTGCAGGTCATGAGTGGAGATGGGAGGTGGAGCACTGCTCTGGAGGTCACTGTCTCCTATCAtcctttttcccctttctgaGGATTTGCACCCTGTGGGGTGCAAAGTCACTGTTTGAGCCTCACATACCCGGGAGACAAGATAGAAATTTCTCACGCACCTCCTCTCGGTTGGAGAAAGCTGTGGGGGTTTATTTTAAACCCCTTGCTGGTGTGAGTCTCTGAGAAACTGGTTTGTGGACATTGCCTGGAGTTGCAACTGTTCAGGGACAATCCTACAGTAGAAACTACACAGCTCAACAGGATGCTGCTATTCCACAGACTGAGGTTGGCAAATGATGCCTCAGGCATGTTTTGGACAAAACATCACCTATATAAAAGTGAACATGGGGTCCGGGGGGTCTGTCCCACCCCATAGATATGAAGTGGTACAGCAGCTTGGTACTTTACCCTAAGCATGTTCCCAAGCTAGAGGCATTATTGCCAACTCTATAGAGGAGGTGCAGGCATATCTCATACCTCCCTTGCCATCTCCTCCACCTGGCACCACTAACCCTCCACTCTCTGCTTCCAGCTAAACTGGCCACATCTGTGGAAGGCTTCGAAATGGCGTCTGTggagcagcagaagcagcagcagagttaCTTCGTGCGCCTGGGCTCCCTGTCCAGCAAGCTCCGCCACCGAGCCTACCAGCACTCCCTGGGCAAGCTGAGGCATGCCCGGCAGAGCACCCAAGAGGCTCTGTCCCAGCTCCACCAAACCATAGAACTGGTAGGAATGCAGCTGTGGGCCATGTGCACACGCCCCTGTACTCCATGCAATGGCTTGGTACAAGCCAGGTGAAGTGGCCAACATGGCAAAGTCCCTTCCTGTGGTGATCCCAATGTCTCTTCCCTTCCAGATTGAGCACGCCAAGCAGGGCGTTGATCAGAAGCTCCGTGATGGCCAGGAGAAGCTGCACCAGATGTGGTTGGAGTGGAGCCAAAAGCAGCCAAGTCTGAGTAAGGAGGTGGGCTCGGTGCAGCCAGAGGTAGGTCATGAGAGGGTGACTCCAGTCTACAAGTAACCACTTGGCGTGGGGGGGAAGTCTGGTGTCCCGACTGGCTTCTGACTCTACCCCTGTTTGTTTGCAGCAGGTAGAGGAGCAGGCGCTGGTCATGTCCCGCAGCCTCACCCAGCAACTGCAGACCACCTGCCTGACTCTGGTGTCCAGCCTGCAAGGCCTCCCTGCTGACCTCCAGGACAAGGCACAGCTGGTTCGTCACCATGTCGACGAACTACGTGCTTCGTTCTCCGCTGCCGGCTCCTTCCATGACTTGACTGGCAGCGTCTTGGCCCAGAGCCGTGAACGAGTGACCAAGGCCCGCAAGCTGGTGGATGAGCTGATGGATCATGTGGTGCATAATGTCCCCCTTTCTTGGCTAGTGGGACCCTTCGCCCCATCAGGCAAGCAGCAGGAGGAAGTGGAGATGGAGCAGTGTCCTGCAGATTGAGGACTCAGAAGAGGCCCTCCTAAGCATAGAGCTTcatttggggcagggaggggttatTAACTCATGCCACTTGTCACTTCCTGTCACACATCTAGCCTGGCTCTGTAGCTAGATAGCAGCACTTGGTGTTCTGATACAAGTGCCTCAATCCTGGCAGCCATCTTGCCTTGCTTAGGTTTGTTCTATTGCACTAAACACTTAGGATAAGTTTCTCCTCCCTGCATCTCACAGGTGTGGCTGTTTCCCAAACCTGCCTGTAGGCTGGGTCAGAGGCTTACCAGCAAAACTGACTCCCTCTGACTAgtcaagacacacacacacacgccccaccATGGGATCTAAGGCCCAGCTTTCAAGCCAGGGTGCCTAGTTTGCCATCTCTAGGCAACAGCCAGAGTCTTCAGAGCACTGTATTTGCCAGCACCTCTGAAGCCTAGACCACTTCTCTTTAGCAACCAGATTCAGCCCTGACTTCATCCAGGTGGGTAGCACTAGGCAGTCTAGCACATGTTGCACTCTCAATCTCTTAGTGGCCTGCAAATCCTTCAGAACCACAGTAAAGAGCTAAATAAGATAGCAGCTCCCATGCCAAGGATTTCTGACCCAGCTGGGCATTTCATAGGGAATGTCATTAACTGCAGATCCCAAGCAAATGTGCAATGGTCAGGTTAAGTGTTCTACAAGCTGCTCCAGCCTTGAGGAGAAAAGCAGTCACTAAGTGCCACCAACAAACCACTGACCCAAGTCAAGATGACTAGTTTGGGTTCTCTCCACTCAAGCAAGGAAATTGTTTTGCTAAGAGATCAGTGCTCTAAGAGGGTGCCCAGGACTGCTGATCTTTCTGGACTAGAATAATGGATCATGTAGGATTCCCTtcaggccctggccctggctcctgTATCGGGTAAGAACATTTTGCTCACAATAAAGCTGTACTTGCATTGAAACAAAGGCTTCTGCTTGTTTTGATCTGAGTGAGATTCTTGGGcatgaaggcctgattctccctcCCTGGCATGTCCAGTGTTCTTGGAGCAGCTGTCCTGCATTGCTGGTGCACATGAGGGCCTTCCTCTGCAGAGGGTGGATTCTCACCTCCTACCAACAATCACTTCCCCAGGTTCTTGAGACTAGGAGTCTACCCTCATTGACTTCCTCAAGATCAGTGCTTCTGAGATGAACTAGGGCCTAGGGAGTTGCTGCCACTGCTCCTCATGGGCCCTCTGGCTACTCCTGGCTTTAGCTATGGAGGTAAAACCCTGAAGCCATTCTTGAAATGGCTGTAATCTGCAGTATGACAGAAGGGCCTGTGCTGACATGTTCCCCTTTCCCCAGAGATCTCTGCTTGGTGTAATGCTGTCTAACTCTACACTACCTTCCCCTTCCTGTAACAGGCCTTGCCACTAACTCTGGGAGGACATTCAGACCACACCTAGTGACCTGAAATTCAACCTTCTGTCCTTCCTGCTGCACTTTCCTGACCTGTTCCATCTCTGGAGCAGTCTAGCTAGGGCACAGATGGCAGTGTAAATCCTAGACCACAGACCCCCTGAGGGTGGTCTGTGCTACTGCAGTCCCACATCTTTATTCAACGTGATGCATTTAAATCTCTCAGATTTAACAGAACCACTCATTTGACCAGAGGTGGGCACATGACTGCTTTGGGACAAGACCTTCAGAGGACATCCACCAGAAAAAGCCAGGGCATACAGCTGCAAAGACTATCCTGGTGTTAGGAGGCATAGGACCAGTCTGCTGGCCAGCTGTAGCTTGCTGAGGTCTGTCACTTGTTATAGCTGCTGGCAGTGTTGGTGACAGTCTAGCCGCTGACAGATTCAATGGGTATTACAAGTAACAATTAGTGTAAGATCTGGAGCTTGGAGGATTAAAATATTCCTCATAGCTTCCACACACCTTGCCTTCCTCTAACTAGCCTGACTACACAGCCTCTGGTGCAAAACCAGCCTGCACCTAAAAAGTATCATGCATGTGTGGCCAAACCAAATTCTCTCTACAGCTGAAATGTTAATGTACGGGGTCTGCAATGGCTTAGGGCAGTgcctcacttaaagttgcatttaagAGGTCAAGCTCTTGCCCTCTGAGGGTAGATCTACCCCTAAATTTTCCATACAATGTGAGGAtagcctgaatttttttttttgaggtagTTACAGACACAGGGAGTCTCATCTCCCAGACCCCTCATTAGCTCTAAGAACTACCTGGACAACATCAAATGATGCCTGCAGTGAGTTTGATCTCTATGTAATTTTGGGTGAGTTCTGTTCTCCCTTTTTGCTCAGTACTAGAGTGTTCCAGGCTGCTTAGCTGAGGGAGACCGTGGCTTATGCCATCTAGGCTATTCTATGAAGCAGGGGTTGGTTAGAGAGCAGAAGCCCTGTCTGACAGTCTAGTTAGCCTGAGCCTCTGAACAACTCAACCCATAAAGATTAGGATTGTCACTGCACCAgctaagaatggctgtactgggtcagaccaaaagtccatccagcccagtatcctgtctgacagtggctgatgccaggtccccagagggagtgaacctaacaggtaatgatcaaatgatctttCTCATgctgtccatctccaccctctgacaaacaaacagaggctagggccacccttccttacccatcctggctaatagccattaatggacttaactggataaattcatggaggttatctcttaaaccctgttatagtcccagccttcacaaccaccTCAGGCACAAATTAACTGTGCACTGGGTGAAGAACATCcttctatttgttttaaacctgctgcctattaatttcatttggtgacccctagttcttgtattatggaaacaagtaaataacttttttccttatctactttctccacatcactcataatttgcTTTGTGGAAGAGCAGAAtgtggctgggggctgtgctcctgcACTGCTACACCAGTCTCATGATTACCTCTGTAGTAACAGGTGCTGGTTTCTGGCACTGCAAAGCAGCTACACCGGTTTATGCTGACTTAAGGTCCTCTCTGGAGTAGCTGCAGGCTTAGCAAAGAGCAGGCGTCCTGCACGTTCTCAGGGGTGCCCACCACCCTCTCGGACAAAATAGCTCTTGTGTGGCTGCTTAAAGGATTTAGCTGCTCCTGAGCAGTTTAAGCTGAGTGAAAGCAAGGTCTACCACCACCATGGCCCCTCCTCTTCAGTACTTGTACTGCAGTGATACTTGAAGTCCTGCTCCACTAGGTGCTATCCAGACAAAAACATCTTTAACAAGCTGGGCATCTGGCAGTTTTCACAAAGAGCTGCCTGCTGCAAGAAAgcagccctggctgggttgaAGATACTTTCTTAAGAAGGGGGGAAGGAATACCCCAAACCACTAGGGTGGGTGAGTGAAGATCACTGCACACAGCATTGCTACTGCAAAAGCGAGGAATGGAGGTGTTAAGACAGCTAATGTAATACCTTTGTGTTCCTCCAGCAGACCAGCTGCTATTCAACACATCACAACCTTATTGCTGCACCTGGgaggtgtgtggaggggggagatGTATGTAGCTGAGGCctaggtaaggtaataattggagatataccaatctcctagaactggaagggacctcagaaggtcattgagtccagccccctgccttcactagcaggatcaatttttgccccagatccctaagtggcctcctcaaggactgaactcacaaccctgggtttagcaggccaatgctcaaaccactgagctatccctccacctgGCTTAACAGAGGGAGGGAGATCTCATTTTTTGGAAGCTAGAATTAGGgatatcaatcaatcaatcaatcaatcaggtTGAAACTAGAACATTTGTGCTAGATAGGAGAAGCACATGGGTCAGCAGGCTAAGATGACACAATGCCTGAGCCCACTAAGAGGAGAACATGCAGTGACCTATTTACTAGGAATGCgatttttaaaaggaagttaGGAATGTGGAGAGGAGGAAAAGAGGAAGTCAACCATAGTCAGTGTGGGGACAGCCTGGGCTGCCCAGGGGTTGCTTCCTCCAAAGTAACCAAGCCAAAAGCGggtgatgcaatgtatagtaaatgcaatgagCTGTACAGAAAGGGAGAAGGTTTTGCTGTAACTTGGGAGTTGTGATGTACCCTGCAGCCATCCCCCCGTGTTTGAGTCTGATCCACGCTGTAGCACAGCTGTACACTAACAATACCTGAGTTCGTGGGAAGCCAAGTGGAGAGAGATGGCAGAGGGAACCCCACCGTGGAACCCCAGCCTTTCACTCAGCATCTCCGGGTGGAGCTGGCTGTCTTTGCACACAGGAGAGTTCATAGGGCCAGAGCGCAAGGCTGACTCTTCTAGTTGGGAATATGGGATAGCAAGGTTCaaggcccagctctgcccaggctGGAGCAAGGACTGGAAGCTGGGTCTCCTAGGCTGCAGCTGAGAGCTCCAGCCAGTGGGCTACTGCtgttctgggggcagggggcggggggagaagttCTTGTATCTATTgtcagaaaaaaatcagtggcGACATGCACTGGAATGAAAGTGAATTTCAGCACCCCCCCCCATGTTTTCAGGCAATGGAACGGTTGTTTGCGTCATGGAGGAGAAGGATGCTGCTCACGCCCCTTCCGCTGCATTTGATGCTCAGTGTGCTTCATAGCAGGAGGTGCCTCAACCCTTGGGCTGCCCAAAGCAGGCGGGTGCTGCCCTCTGCATTCTGGGGAGGGGAGCGAAGGCCCTGCCTGTggtttcctccccttccctgaaaGGGCCAGGAGAGGCTGTGGCTGTGACACAATGTCATTGTGATGAGTCATGACATGTCACAATGACTCAACAGCATGATGCAAGCAGCTGCCTTGCAGCTGGGTGGATTCCTACCAGGGTCCAGCTACCTGCTGGACAGCTGCCCCCACTGGGCTCGGGGCTGGAACAGACCTTTCCAGCCCCTGGCCAGATGAGCAGAGACCATGGCTGAGGGTGAGTAGAAATGATTTTACGAAGGCAAAGTTGACGCCCAGTCAAGCTGATTACAAAGAGTCTGGCCTGAACTGGTCTCCTGGGTTGACTTCTGCTGCCGAATCTCCACTGACTTCCCCCCTTCTCGCCGCTCTAGGGAGCAAGTTAATGTTCCTGGCACTAAAACTTCCTTCCCCTAACGATTTGCCTTCTCCACTCCAGCTGGTCTcacccacctgctgctgctgtcccaaGGAGACGCTGAGCAGACGCAGCCTCGTCTCACTCTTTCATGCACGTGTTCAATAGAATTGTCCGCCATAAATTAACAACATTCGCCAATTAGCCGGAGGAGTGAGCAAGAGCTGACAGCCAGGAAGCTGCGTTTCCCCTGGGCCGCTTGGCCATGGGGAGAAGCGGCTCTTGAGGGCAGCGGGAAGACCCAGGCAAAGGCCCGGCTAGGAGCCCTCTGCAGCGCCAACGTCtctagcaccttccatctgaCAGGGTTCAAAGCCCCAAGGGGCCACCCactcatctcatctgacctcacaggccatcagccccacccagcaccctAAACCCTACAGCCACAGAGCATTACAGCCTAGCAGAGCCTAGACGAggatgtgccacaggcagagaacatgTGAGACCGAGGTGCCCGTATCCTGGCACAtaacccacatgctgcagaggaaggtgaaaaccctccAAGgcccctgccaatctgacctgggggaaactccttcctgacccctcAGACGGCCATCAGTTAGACCTGCGCCGGTGAGCAagcaccagccagccaagcacctgagagggTGAATGCTTCGTGCCACCTCAGAGCTCTGGCCCaccccatccagtgtcccatctccagccacgcCCATCCCCGATGCTTCAGAGGACGGAGAATACATTGTGTGGGGGCGAggggggaatcccttcctgagCCCTGCTGGTGGTCAGCTGAAACCCCAAAGCATGAGCAATGGCCTCACAGAGCCCTCGTCCCACTGTGGAGACCCCgaggcacagggaggtggggTGACTGCCCCACTTACACAGCGAGTTAGCAGCCGGTCTGGGAACAGGGTCCAGCCCGCGCTCAGTCTCACGCTTTAACCACCACAGAAccgtagggctgaaagggacctggAGAgctcatcaaatccagccccctgtgctgagaccagccctgacaggggtttgtcccacctgctcttaaaaacctccagtgccagggcttccacaccctcccttgAACACCTGTTCCAGAGCGTCACTATTCTTAtagctagaaagtttttcctaatatctaacctaactcttccttgctgcaggttaagcccagtgcttcttgtcctgccttcagcgGACAGAGAGAGCAATTGTTCACTGTCCTCTTTACAACAGCCCTTAGCAGATTTGAAGACTGTTTTCAGgcccccagtcttcttttctcacgACTAAATGCGCCCACtggtttttaatctttcctcacaggtcagggttttctaaacctttgatcatttttgttgctctcctctggactctctccagtgtgTTCACCTCTTTCCTAAAGTGGGGCACCCAGAACCAGCtgcagcctcaccagtgccaagtagaacaGGACACTTACCTGCCTTCTCTTACGTACAACTTTTGTCAATACACCCCCCAGAATGAtagtagccttttttgcaactgcatcgcATGGTTGAttcacattcaatttgtgatccactgtaacccccagccccctttcaGCCGTACGACCACCTAGCCAGCCATTCCCCATTGTGTAGCTGTGCAGTTGATTTCTTCCTTCCTAATTAAAGTACATTGCACTGGTCTTcattgttgaattcagaccagttctctaatttgtcacggtcattttgaattctaaacctGCCTCCAAGGGACTAGCAACCCCTCCCCACTGGGTGTCATCGGCAAATGTTACTTACAAGCACACTCTCCGCTCCGTTGTCCAAGTCATTAATTAAGCTATTGAATAgtatcagacccaggactgacccccgGGTGAcaccactagatacatcctcccagtttgacagcaaaccactgatagTTACTCGGCGTTTGggctttcaaccagttatgcaacCATCTTAccgtaatttcatctagaccacaggtccctagtttatgagaatgtcacttGGAGTGTGTCAAAAGCCACACTGCAATCAAGCTATATCATGTCtaccccccctgcccctccactcctgccctcagccccctggCCAGTATCAAAGGGGGAAATGAGGTTGGTTTGGCaggatttattcttgacaaatccacgctGGTTCTTCCCGCTAACCCTCTTATCCACCAGGTACTGACTGATCGAATGTTcaatcatttgttccagtatcttcccAGGTATCGAAccaccctgcctcttctcattAATGCGTGTTGGCAAAACGAACCCAGCCTTCCAGGAAACCTGCCACCCATCCACACCTGGGGTAACCGCCCCCTCCAGCCTATGACACCCACGGCTTCCCCTGGGGAAACTCCCCTCCAACCCTGGCAGCTTCTTGCTGCCTTGGTCTGCCAAGCAGAGCGTTGCCTTTAAACCAGCGCTGAGAGGCCGGGTGACCTGCGCCGCTGAGAAACCGCTGTGGTGTTCAACGAGCCAAGGGAATTCTCCCTGGACTGGCGCTGCCGCCTGCGGGGAAGCGTGTCGGGCCTCGCAGCTACAAGCAGTGGGGTGTAGCTTC
This sequence is a window from Mauremys reevesii isolate NIE-2019 linkage group 26, ASM1616193v1, whole genome shotgun sequence. Protein-coding genes within it:
- the LOC120391902 gene encoding perilipin-3-like isoform X1, which gives rise to MQHLVWSCGGDSFTGSTMASNDPSVASSKDEEQENIANRVANLPLVSSAYDMVSTAYTSTKESYPYVKSVCDVAEKGMKTMAAAAVSGAQPILSKLEPQISSANEYACRGLDKLEEKLPILQQPTDKIISNTKDLVTATVTGAKDAMSNTMTGMVDMTKGAVQGSVELTRSAVTSGVNTVMGSAVGQMVVSGMGAVLGKSEELVDHYLPMTDEELAKLATSVEGFEMASVEQQKQQQSYFVRLGSLSSKLRHRAYQHSLGKLRHARQSTQEALSQLHQTIELIEHAKQGVDQKLRDGQEKLHQMWLEWSQKQPSLSKEVGSVQPEQVEEQALVMSRSLTQQLQTTCLTLVSSLQGLPADLQDKAQLVRHHVDELRASFSAAGSFHDLTGSVLAQSRERVTKARKLVDELMDHVVHNVPLSWLVGPFAPSGKQQEEVEMEQCPAD
- the LOC120391902 gene encoding perilipin-3-like isoform X2 — its product is MQHLVWSCGGDSFTGSTMASNDPSVASSKDEEQENIANRVANLPLVSSAYDMVSTAYTSTKESYPYVKSVCDVAEKGMKTMAAAAVSGAQPILSKLEPQISSANEYACRGLDKLEEKLPILQQPTDKIISNTKDLVTATVTGAKDAMSNTMTGMVDMTKGAVQGSVELTRSAVTSGVNTVMGSAVGQMVVSGMGAVLGKSEELVDHYLPMTDEELAKLATSVEGFEMASVEQQKQQQSYFVRLGSLSSKLRHRAYQHSLGKLRHARQSTQEALSQLHQTIELIEHAKQGVDQKLRDGQEKLHQMWLEWSQKQPSLSKEVGSVQPEVEEQALVMSRSLTQQLQTTCLTLVSSLQGLPADLQDKAQLVRHHVDELRASFSAAGSFHDLTGSVLAQSRERVTKARKLVDELMDHVVHNVPLSWLVGPFAPSGKQQEEVEMEQCPAD